A single region of the Mustela lutreola isolate mMusLut2 chromosome 2, mMusLut2.pri, whole genome shotgun sequence genome encodes:
- the EFNA2 gene encoding ephrin-A2 encodes MAPAQRPLLPLLLLLLPLPPPPSARAEDAARANSDRYAVYWNRSNPRFHAGAADDGGGYTVEVSINDYLDIYCPHYGAPLPPAERMEHYVLYMVNGEGHASCDHRQRGFKRWECNRPAAPGGPLKFSEKFQLFTPFSLGFEFRPGHEYYYISATPPNAVDRPCLRLKVYVRPTNETLYEAPEPIFTSNNSCSGLGSCRLVLGAVPVLWTLLGS; translated from the exons ATGGCGCCCGCGCAGCGcccgctgctgccgctgctgctgctgctgctgccgctgccgccgccgccctccGCGCGCGCCGAGGACGCCGCCCGCGCCAACTCGGACCGCTACGCCGTCTACTGGAACCGCAGCAACCCCAG GTTCCACGCGGGCGCGGCGGACGACGGCGGCGGCTACACCGTGGAGGTGAGCATCAACGACTACCTGGACATCTACTGCCCGCACTACGGGGCGCCGCTGCCGCCGGCCGAGCGCATGGAGCACTACGTGCTGTACATGGTCAATGGCGAGGGCCACGCGTCCTGCGACCACCGGCAGCGCGGCTTCAAGCGCTGGGAGTGCAACCGGCCGGCGGCGCCCGGGGGGCCGCTCAAGTTCTCGGAGAAGTTCCAGCTCTTCACGCCCTTCTCGCTGGGCTTCGAGTTCCGGCCGGGCCACGAGTACTACTACATCT CTGCCACGCCTCCCAATGCTGTGGACCGGCCCTGCCTGAGGCTGAAGGTTTATGTCCGGCCGACTA ACGAGACCCTGTACGAGGCCCCTGAGCCCATCTTCACCAGCAACAACTCCTGCAGCGGCTTGGGGAGCTGCCGGCTCGTCCTAGGCGCCGTGCCCGTGCTGTGGACCCTCCTGGGCTCCTAG